TCAGCGCAAGGTTGGACGGAGAGCCGCCGAACATGTCGGTCACGATCACCACGCCGCCGCCGGTATCCACGGCATCCGCCGCAGCGCAGATTTCCGCCTGCTTGGCCGGGCGGTCGCAATCGGCCGCGATCGAGATCGCGCGCATGCCATCCTGTTTGCCGACCACGTGCTCGACAGCCAGAAGATACTCTTTCGCGAGACCCCCGTGCGCAACGATTACAATTCCAATCACGTGGCCTCCCTTGGGCTCAGATTGGGTGAACTGACACTCAGGACTGCGCCCCGATGGATCGGCGCGACAGTTCCAAGTGTCTGTTAGATACCTGCCACCCCTCGGCGACAAGAGCCGCGGAGAGCTTTTCTGCGACGGTGACGCTGCGATGTTGCCCGCCGGTGCAACCGAAGCCAATGGAGAGGTGCGATTTTCCCTCTTCGCGGTAGGCGGGCAGCAACAATCGAACGAGCGAGGCGATATTGTCAAAGAAACTGTCGAAACGCGGAT
The Dinoroseobacter shibae DFL 12 = DSM 16493 genome window above contains:
- a CDS encoding PTS sugar transporter subunit IIA is translated as MIGIVIVAHGGLAKEYLLAVEHVVGKQDGMRAISIAADCDRPAKQAEICAAADAVDTGGGVVIVTDMFGGSPSNLALNASAREDRRIVYGANLPMLIKLAKSRNAPVQDAVRLSLEAGRKYINSFDGKV